The genomic region CCACAACCCAATACCTGCGGCGGTACCGAGAGTCTCCGCCAGCAAGTCGTTGAGGGAGACGGTCCGGGGGGCAAAAAACTGTTGGGTAAATTCCACGGCCACTGCCAGCGCTATGCAGAATGCAAATACAAAGACGAGGATAGCGGCGGATTCCCGGTGGGTTTGACGCAACCCCAATAAGGCACCGCAGCCGAGAAAGGCGAGCGGGACATAGAGGACGATATTGGCAATCCAGTCGGCCCGGGAGGCAGCACCCAAGTTTAAATATGCGATGTTGTGAAATCGGGCGATCGCCTGATCGAGGGTCAAGGGACGAAGCTCAAAGGGAATCAGACTGCCATAAACGACAAAGCCGAGATACAGTAGAAAAAGCAACAACAGGCGTCTGCGTTCCAGCGCGGGAGCGAGCATAAGTTTCCCCGGAATGCGAATTTTTGTAATTATACTATTCAACCGCTTATTAGCGGTGTGGGAAGCGTTCGACGATGGCCGACCACTGGATTTAACCCTTCCGCCTCAGTAAGAGAGACGATTTTGTTAAAATGCCCGCTTCACTTGCGACTGCCGGAATACGCTTGATCCGAACCTTGCATCGTCCCCCGCCGCCGGGTACCGTGGCCACCATCGGCAATTTCGACGGGGTGCATCTGGGCCACCAGCATCTGATTCGAGCCCTCGCTCGCCAAGGTGAGCAATTGGAGTGGCCGGTGACGGTGATATTGTTCGAACCCCAACCATTGGAGTATTTCCTTGGGGGAAGGGCGCCGGCACGCCTGACCCGTCTGCGCGAGAAGGCGATGCATTTGAGGGAATTGCCGGTGGACCAAGTGTTATTGTTGCGTTTCAATCGTTACTTGGCCAACCTTCCGGCTTGGGATTTCATCGAAACAGTGCTCGCCAAAGGACTGGGGGTGAAGTATCTGGTGGTGGGGGATGATTTCCGTTTCGGTCGCAACCGCGAAGGGGATTTCGCTCTGCTCGAGGCGGCCGGCGTCCGCTATCGATTCGAAGTCAGCGCCACGCCCACTGTCGAGGTGGGTGGCATGCGGGTCAGCAGTACCCGGATTCGCGAGGCGTTGGAGGCCGGGGATATGGACCTGGCGGCACGTATGCTGGGGCGGCATTATTCCATGTGCGGCCGGGTGGTCGCCGGCCGCAGGCAAGGACGGAGTTTGGGGTTCCCCACCGCCAATCTCAATCCGCAGCGCCGCAAGACCCCTATTAGCGGTGTGTTCGCCGTCACCGTGAAGGGCGTGGACGACCGCCCCTGGCCCGGGGTCGCCAACGTGGGGGTGCGCCCCACCGTGGACGGGAGCAATCGGGTGCTCTTGGAAGTGCATTTGTTCGACTTCGACGGCGATCTGTACGGTCGCTATTTGGAAGTTTGCTTTCATCACAAACTACGCGAGGAAATGCGTTTTGCCTCGGTAGAAGCGCTGACCGAGCAAATTCGACAGGATGCGGCCAAGGCCAGGATGTTGCTTGAAAAAAACACAAAGGAATAGGCTATCCACCTTTAGAGATTCCTTAGATCTGGGAAGAATTGATGGATTACAAACATACGCTGAACTTACCCAAGACCGATTTTCCCATGCGCGCCAATCTGGCCAAGCGCGAGCCGGAGAGAGTCACCCGTTGGCGGACGATGGATCTGTACCGGAAAGTCCGCGAGCATTTCGCCGGACGTCCCAAGTTTGTCCTTCACGATGGCCCTCCGTACGCCAACGGTCCGATTCATATCGGCCATGCGGTCAACAAGATCCTCAAGGATTTTATCGTCAAGTCCAAAACCTTGAGCGGTTTCGATGCCCCCTATGTGCCGGGCTGGGATTGTCACGGTCTGCCCATCGAGCTGATGGTGGAAAAGAAGGTCGGCAAAGCCGGGGTCAAGGTGTCTCCCGCGGAGTTTCGGAAAGCCTGCCGCGAATATGCCCGATCGCAGGTGGATCTGCAGCGCGAAGATTTTATCCGCCTCGGCGGCCTGGGGGACTGGGATCATCCCTACCTGACCATGGCGCCCGAATTCGAGGCGGATATTCTACGGGCATTGGGCAAAATCTACGCCCGCGGGCATGTCGGCCGCGGAGCCAAGCCGGTCTACTGGTGTACCGATTGCGGATCGGCGTTGGCGGAAGCGGAAGTGGAATATGAAGACAAACGTTCTCCCGCCATCGACGTGCGCTTTAAGGTGGCGGACGAGATTGCCTTTTTGGAACGTTGCCATCACGTCCCGGGGCACCCCGGCGAGGGGCCGGTATCCGTCGTCATCTGGACGACCACCCCTTGGACCCTGCCCGCCAACCAAGCGGTCGCTCTGCATTCGGAGCTGGAGTACGCCTTGGTTCAGTGCGACGGAGAGCACGGCTCGGAGCGTCTCCTGGTGGCCGAGGGGCTGCTCAAGAACGTGATGGCCCGTTACGGGATCGAGTCGTATCGGGTGATCGCCTATTGCCGAGGCCGGGATCTGAAGGGGGTGAAACTGCAGCATCCTTTCTATGCCCGCAAGGTGCCGATTATCCTGGGGGAACACGTCACTCTGGAGGCCGGCACCGGCGCGGTCCACACCGCCCCCGGCCACGGTCAGGAAGACTATGCCGTGGGTCGGGAATACGATCTGCCGGTGGACAATCCCGTCGGCGGAGACGGCCGTTTCTTGCCCGGAACCGAGCTATTCGCCGGCGAACACGTGTTCACCGCCAACGATCACGTGATCGAGATGCTCAAAGGGGAGGGCGCGCTCCTGCACGAGGAAGTGATCGAGCACAGCTACCCCCATTGCTGGCGGCATAAGACCCCTATCATCTTCCGCGCGACTTCCCAGTGGTTCATCGTGATGGACAGGGACGGGCTGCGCCAAGGCGGACTGGAAGAGATTAAGAAGGTGGGTTGGATCCCCGACTGGGGGCAGGCACGGATCGAGTCGATGGTGGAAAACCGGCCCGACTGGTGCATCTCGCGCCAGCGTAATTGGGGGGTGCCGATTGCCGTGTTCGTTCACAAGGAGACCGGCGAGCCCCACCCGCGCACCGTCGAGTTGATCGAAGCAGTGGCCCGACGGATGGAAACCGGCGGTGTCGACGCTTGGTTCGAGCTGGATTCCCGGGAGCTTTTGGGGGACGAGGCCGATCATTATGAAAAGACCACCGACATCCTGGATGTGTGGTTCGATTCGGGGGTCACCCACGAATGCGTTCTCGGCCGCCGCGGCGAACTGGGCTTCCCGGCGGATATCTATCTGGAAGGTTCGGATCAGCATCGCGGCTGGTTCCAATCGTCCCTGCTGACTTCGGTGGCGATCAATGACCGGGCGCCTTACCGCACGGTATTGACCCACGGCTTCACCGTGGACGAGAAGGGCTACAAGATGTCCAAATCCCGCGGCAACGTGGTCGCGCCCCAAACCGTCATGGACAGGCTCGGCGCCGATGTGCTGAGACTTTGGGTGTCGGCCACCGATTATCGCGGCGAGATGGCGGTATCGGATGAAATCTTGAAGCGCACCGCCGATGGTTATCGGCGTCTGCGCAATACCGCCCGTTATCTGCTTGGCAATATGACCGGCTTCGATCCGGCTCGTCACACGGTGACCTACGAGGATATGTTGCCGCTCGACCGCTGGGCGGTGGATCGGGCTTGGCTGCTCCAACAGGAAGTGATTCGGGCATACGAGAACTATCAGTTCCACCAGGTCTATCAAAAGGTGCACCATTTCTGCGCGGTGGATATGGGCGGTTTTTATCTGGATATCATCAAGGACCGCCAGTACACCTGTCAGGAAGACAGCCTCGCCCGGCGTTCGACCCAGACCGCCATGTATCGGATTGCCGAGGCGCTCGTACGCTGGTTGGCGCCCATCTTGAGTTTTACCGCCGAGGAGATCTGGGAGTGCCTTCCGGGGGAGCGAGAGGCTTCGGTTTTTCTCGCCACCTGGTATGAAGGTCTTGAATCCCTGCCGGAGGCGTTTCCCCTCAACCGGAAGTTTTGGGACGAACTGATCGCGGTGCGCGAAGAGGTTTCCAAAGAATTGGAGAAACTGCGTGAACGCGGGGGTATCGGCGCTTCCCTGGAAGCCGAGGTGACCATCTACTGCGAAGGCGAATACTATGACTTGTTGACCCGATTGGAAGACGAGTTGCGCTTCGTTTTGATCACTTCCCAAGCCGAAGTGCGGCCGTTGGCGGAAGCACCGGCCGGCGCCGAACCGGCGGAAGAGATCGCGCATCTGAAAATTCTGGCCGAGCCGTCTTCCCATCCCAAGTGCATCCGTTGCTGGCATCGCCGCAGCGATGTGGGCAGCCATCCCGATCATCCCGAGATTTGCGGGCGGTGCGTGGAAA from Methylohalobius crimeensis 10Ki harbors:
- the ileS gene encoding isoleucine--tRNA ligase; amino-acid sequence: MDYKHTLNLPKTDFPMRANLAKREPERVTRWRTMDLYRKVREHFAGRPKFVLHDGPPYANGPIHIGHAVNKILKDFIVKSKTLSGFDAPYVPGWDCHGLPIELMVEKKVGKAGVKVSPAEFRKACREYARSQVDLQREDFIRLGGLGDWDHPYLTMAPEFEADILRALGKIYARGHVGRGAKPVYWCTDCGSALAEAEVEYEDKRSPAIDVRFKVADEIAFLERCHHVPGHPGEGPVSVVIWTTTPWTLPANQAVALHSELEYALVQCDGEHGSERLLVAEGLLKNVMARYGIESYRVIAYCRGRDLKGVKLQHPFYARKVPIILGEHVTLEAGTGAVHTAPGHGQEDYAVGREYDLPVDNPVGGDGRFLPGTELFAGEHVFTANDHVIEMLKGEGALLHEEVIEHSYPHCWRHKTPIIFRATSQWFIVMDRDGLRQGGLEEIKKVGWIPDWGQARIESMVENRPDWCISRQRNWGVPIAVFVHKETGEPHPRTVELIEAVARRMETGGVDAWFELDSRELLGDEADHYEKTTDILDVWFDSGVTHECVLGRRGELGFPADIYLEGSDQHRGWFQSSLLTSVAINDRAPYRTVLTHGFTVDEKGYKMSKSRGNVVAPQTVMDRLGADVLRLWVSATDYRGEMAVSDEILKRTADGYRRLRNTARYLLGNMTGFDPARHTVTYEDMLPLDRWAVDRAWLLQQEVIRAYENYQFHQVYQKVHHFCAVDMGGFYLDIIKDRQYTCQEDSLARRSTQTAMYRIAEALVRWLAPILSFTAEEIWECLPGEREASVFLATWYEGLESLPEAFPLNRKFWDELIAVREEVSKELEKLRERGGIGASLEAEVTIYCEGEYYDLLTRLEDELRFVLITSQAEVRPLAEAPAGAEPAEEIAHLKILAEPSSHPKCIRCWHRRSDVGSHPDHPEICGRCVENVAGSGESRRYA
- the ribF gene encoding bifunctional riboflavin kinase/FAD synthetase; the protein is MPASLATAGIRLIRTLHRPPPPGTVATIGNFDGVHLGHQHLIRALARQGEQLEWPVTVILFEPQPLEYFLGGRAPARLTRLREKAMHLRELPVDQVLLLRFNRYLANLPAWDFIETVLAKGLGVKYLVVGDDFRFGRNREGDFALLEAAGVRYRFEVSATPTVEVGGMRVSSTRIREALEAGDMDLAARMLGRHYSMCGRVVAGRRQGRSLGFPTANLNPQRRKTPISGVFAVTVKGVDDRPWPGVANVGVRPTVDGSNRVLLEVHLFDFDGDLYGRYLEVCFHHKLREEMRFASVEALTEQIRQDAAKARMLLEKNTKE